In Carassius auratus strain Wakin chromosome 37, ASM336829v1, whole genome shotgun sequence, the DNA window atgtgaacggcccctcattcattcattaattattttttgcttgcatacatcttcaaatatgccatggagaatcacagaaagtgaccaaattagttttttttttttttttttttgaaatttcgaataccatttttatttatcgaataattagagcagaatgaatattcgaatgttcgactatccgtgcacacccctatTTACaatgtaccttgacacctacaaacttgaaaaaaaaattaaacattgtgtaaatagcacaaataaataaaaatgaatgaacatacaaattaaacaatttcaaacagggcccactggtacaaccttcaccgggtccccgctgatcccagctatggccctgctcacgcctgtttcacacatactccatctgcagtgcgtatgcagtccgtgtgcgttacgtatgtggtgtgtttgcagttcgctactcggtaagtaaacgatcgctgcactgctgcagacgcaacgctcctggaacgcaactggaatccgttaacatgggtgcgtaaaaaaatacgcaacgcatacacactgcagacaaagtatgtgtgaaacaggcgtaaggttgtttgcactttgtgcaatgtggaattagtttaaaGCTTTTTcgagcactttgtgatgcattttggaaacaggagatgagccccttttctaatgcaccacctagcttgataaacaccctctcaaagacttactgtttgtcaattttatttgggtaacacacatattctgaatgccttcggcagaattcgaatgagccattttaatctagattaatctagattaatttcaagatcacagtgagattaacatagatttaaaaaaaatatctatgcccaccactagtaTATACATAAACGCAAATAGGAAATTAAAAAGTTATCAAATACGCATGTGTccttagcctggtaataccagactctgctacttcactttgcttcgtagacagagtctggaatggaataatagagaagtgtttactctctcgctagggggcgcttgtctgaagtttaaaatcattggttacccataAACCAATCAGATACGTtaagttatgacgtatgttattcgcctgtacagccgcatcgaagcacagacatcatgcatcgaactcaaatctatgattgaacttccactgtaaacgtgttttaaacacatgatgatgcgagcgaaataccggagtgaacatggctgtaaacgacttttgcagtttgattaCAGAATTACAGAATTACAGAAACAATGGTACttcatattttagagcagtcaatgcaattggaaaaataaataaatcaaatctctATGGTTGTCGAAATACTTAGATGTAAACAGTAACCCCCattgtaaacattaaaaattttataagtaactaatttaattacacattttatctCAGTAACTCtaacagattacagttacatttattttgtaattaaattatgtaattccGTTACATGTAACTACCGTATTTTGTTACAtgtaactaccgtatttttcggactataagtcgcacctgagtataagggtgtactcacactagccagtttgaactgtgcccgagtgcgtttgaccagcAAAGcgtggttcgtttgactagtgtgagtgctccaaaCCGTGCctgggcgcggctcgattagccggccctggcccgcttggaagaggtgggccagggcacggttcagttggactcgggcgcggttcgcatgcagtgtgagcgctaaccgtgccggagcacggaagaGGACGCTTTGCATAACGGTTTTGcaacgctccaaaaccaacatggcagggaaagggtcgctttggtctatggcagaggtgcaaaacgcataaaaactaaaaactgcaaagtccttgctgcacttcagctggtaccttgcaaacatcctcatacgaacAGCACAATTACGTGAAaatgttcgcgccactaaggcgacacatctgtttaacaacaggctgtgagagcgctgtggaccaaacaacacaaaattatccacaaagaaaacagagcgatgcactccattgtgttcagagagcgtcactcttcctgtttatcccgaaaccgtcgcaccataatgacataagcgtgctccggcacgaatgctgaaaccttatatgtgagtgcaggccagagggggagtggggaggggggacaatcgtactcgggcccggttcatggcaaccgtgcctagtgtgagtacaccctaagtcgcatcagtccaaaaataaggcatgatgaggaaaaaacatatataaggcCGGCGACAAactggatgcatggcgcaagCGTCTTAGCCatgtggcgtgtcggtttttaatgcggctcccatgttaacaggttagagcttgcagactgcctgcgtgggACGCGCGGAAaatgcgtgcatgctagaaatagaaccgacgcctatttttcatgcGACatgcgcgcgtgttggaagcgtttccatgCAAAATATAATAGTAAACCATGTTTATACgtctttttgtacacaaatacatattaattcatgacattttgatatttaaaagtctataggttgacataaattcagacataaatgtaatttaaaaaaataaataataattatcgattttcaaatattgcacctgtcaaacatagtctattttgccatcaatactgtttacggtgtcctttatcattaggcgtaggtgtgtaaaaaaagttgatattgttttcatgaagacaagagcctggtttgtcggcggcctccctctattgTCCCccacagtagcagcagcgcgccagtgccacgtcaggcacgcttctggtgtgtaaagacacagacaATGCGAGGCAGCCGCCACGCTTCTGGcccgcagcagagacgccacgcagccagtgtgtcaccggcctaagtcgcactggactataatgccgcgtttccaccgaaattacccggaacatttgtaccaggaactttttttcccaggaactttttcccccccagacctgttgctttctgcgtttccaccacggtgtaaagtaccgggtagattaggcaaatagactggtgacgtaggtctgcgcgtttctcaatacaaagtaccgctgatttaaaaaaaaaagaaaaaaggtacgctgattttggacgtgcatcatcggtagttagttctgacttctGTGCATttgactggggagtgtgatgtcagcgacgacgcgaatcctgtaattttcctctctgtatatttaaaataaaacgaaataggatataaaataccactgcctcctttggttttcatttaagcataataacagctgcggaaatgtacttagttcagggatatgtgtatatgcagccattacaatgaaacgaaatattatatttgtaatattatattataatattttattttcattttaacatatagataaattgaatgcagaccaaagaaaacctgttagatttaccccgcagctgaattatgttatgtttaaccactaaagagacatcagagccagcggcacatatcagaagatctgtccgagaggaggctgctctctgcggatacatgaggactgagcttccgctgatcgagtggagctcaccgtctacgagatcggcgaaatacatttttaaataggcgctgtctttataaataaaccatagatttgagttttaaacaactacattctcgcctgaaatacttttaaaattacatttcatgacacaataagagtaatatttgaaaatgatccaaataaatggtgtttgaactcaaccaatgctgcgtgaactcagatcgctttggctactgttattttgccctcagtatatttacaataaaactaaataggatataaaataccactgcctcctttcgttttcatttaaacataataacagctgccgaaatgtacttagttcagggatatgtgtaatgttatgtacagccattgcaatgaaacgaaatattatatagacttgccttttttgtttttattttaacatatagataaattgaatacagaccaaagaaaacctgttagatttaccccgcagctgaattatattttatgtttaaccactgaagagacatcagagccagcggcacatatcagaagatctatccgagatgaggctgctctctgcggatacatgaggactgagctcccgctgatcgagtggagctcaccgtctcagagatcggcgaaacacatttttaaataggcactgtctttataaataaaccacagatttgagttttaaacaactacattctcgcctgaaatacttttaaaattacatttcatgacacaataagagtaatattttgaaaatgttgattcgaataaatggtggttgaactcaaccaatgctgcgtgaactcaaccaatcagaatgtttagcgccaaagtcccgcccccgaaagttccggaactttgaaaaagtaccacctcgccagcagggactttctgaggggcatttttttacccggaactttatttagttcctggttcctgcggtggaaacacaccaagtaccaggccaaagtccctagttcctgggtaaagttcctgcggtggaaacgcggcttaagtCGCATTTACttagaaccaagaaccgagagaaaacattaccgtctacagccacgagagggcgctctacacTGCTCAGTAGCAGACTACAGGGAACTGAGCAGCATgggctggagaaggtaatgttttctcttggttcatttctcttggttcatgtcaaattaattttgataaataagtcacacctgactataagccgCAGGGCCAGctgaactatgaaaaaaagtgtgacttaatagtccggaaaatacggaaGTTACCCCCCAACACTGCTTATTGGTTAAGTTGGCCCCTGGCAGTGGCGTCACTTATTATAACATCATGGTCAACATAGTTCTCTGTATTAGATAAATGGTTTCAAGGCACATCACTGGGACTTGCTGACCCTAAAATCTTGAATGGTTATGTAAAAGTAGGGATCCATGCATTTGGATATTTGtaacaattttataaaatttacCATAATATTGTTACATGGTGGCACTTGTAATAGTGATACAAGAAGTCAAAAGGGTGTTGTGGTTTATAATTTGGAATTAGATTAAACTTACCTGAGGGGTTCCTCCAACCCTGCTGCGTCCCCTCTCTCCCTGTGGTTCTCCTCCTAATGGGAGGACCATGCCTGTCTTCTGCCCCCTCACCACCATGTCCAGCTCCAATCTGAAtcacctgagagagagggctgtgATGATGCACCTGGATTCCAGAGGTCTCAATGAGTGCATGCACATTCTGGGAACTGGTATTACCATCTGGcattgtgcacaaaaaaaaaaaaaaaatgcggcACATAGACTGTTACGCACATTTTAATTAGAATTAGTAAAATTTTATACCTTAACAGTGTCCAGCTGTTCCAATGAGTCACAGAAGATTTCACTCTCTGAGTCACTAGCCAGCCCCTGAACCTCAGACACATGTGCCTCTACACACATATATGGCGATAAAAGAAGTCTGGATAGTGATCATAACTTGTGCGGGTtccaatttaataataaaaataataaaaaagtgtaaaattttaagtatttgtttgtacaagcttaaaaaacaaatttatattgtgaaaaaaaagtgttttggtgGACTGCAAAATATTCTGGATCCCTCATTTATACATAATCACTACACTACCTGCACTATCAGATTGAAGTTGACTTTCAGGAACCATCTCTGTGTACTCCTGTTGAAGAGCTGGTTCTTGAGTTTCCCTCTCCACTTCATGATCACCCCAACCATAAGTTGGCTCTCTGGCATTTCCATCTTTAAAATGCACACCAAAATCATAGTTTTATCACATAAAACTCGTTGTATTTTacctaaatacataaataaatgcacaccTGATCTGAGAGATAAAAGTGCCTCTGGAGGTCTGGGCATATCATGGATGACATGATAGAGAGGttcaaaataatagaaaaagGATGCAGTCTTCTCATTGATTTGCATGGTGTCTATAACCTGTAATTAATACATGGCcgcaaatgtatttatatgtaaaaaaaataataataataataattaatttagagAACATTTTGCTAAACTTACTTTTGcctaaatttgttttattaatattttagttattatCGAAGCTCTCCTACCTCTTGTGCAACTTTCTTAATTTCATCCACATAAGCAGCCATGGCACTCTCCCGACTCATGTCTCCAAACTGATTCCAAGCATCCCTGAAACAAGACCAGAAAAAAACATGCCATGAATTTAATCCGTCCTTTAAATGTTCTGAGCGCTCTGAAGACCATCACATGTACTTTAGTTAGGCACATTATAGTACCTGAATATGATGTTTATAACTTCTTAAAAGCTTTACCATTTGTAACGGCCAACAGGGTCCCAGAATCCTGGGCGTGACGCTGTACATGGGCCACAGATTGCCTGTTTGTACAGACCATAAAACCGCAGCATCACTTCATAAGAGGGTCTATAGGAACCTGTGCAAGGGCAATTTAAAATTTACCCCTGGAAGCAAGAGCTGCTGCAAATTATGCACATCAGTGTGAAGAGGTAGACTACTATAATTTATAGAGATGCATGCAATAACAAGCTGTGTACACTTTATATCAGCTACAAAATATGTTAGTGTACATGATTATGTCCAATGTAATTTTTGCATATTCCGAGCAAAGCTACCATTTTTGGGTAGGCTTTGAATGACGTCGACAGCCGCCTGAAAGCGCCTTAGACAGTCCTCAATCTCTGACATTGTAAGAGAAGGTATATCAGATGGTGTCTATTTTTCCAACGCTCCTGCAGCCGAATGTTCATTAACGGGACAACCTGTGAATTATATTTACTGGTGACAAATATGTCATTCTGTAATTAAGAAATCAAGTCTCGGAAGAAATTGTTCTCTCAGATTACTTGTACGATTACacttatttaatcatttttatttttttattcctcttCCAGGAGACTTAGATTTTATGTCCTCTATGATTTGTGGTTATAAACCAGTAGGTCAAGCAAGTCGCGAGTTTCAACTCACCTGCCATGTAACGTTACTCCTGCTGCCATTACATCCGAACCCTATAACTGTAATAAGACAATGTAATTACCAATCACATTACATCAAAGCGGTGCACCTTGTAAAATCAGTGAGCCTGAAAACTAAATTATGCTGTCTTCTAAAAATAAAGGGGGGTGGGGGTGGATCTTTCACCTCTTGGAATTTCGACCAGGAGATCACTTCCTGGTTCGGTCACGTGATGGGATATTACGACGGTGATTGGCCTCTGTTACAAACGAAAgataagaaagaaaaagaagctgaaaaaaaaaaactgtttaataataataatttagcctacaaaaatgtgcagttttacatCGTAAAAGTTAACATGTAAATATGTTCGACAATTAATTACTTATTTAGTTAATAGTAAAGAAGGTgtgtgaatattttattattttgacattttatttttacattaagaataaaaaaaatatttatagttgtgtaagaaattattattattttttacgatTTACCTTTAAGCGTCTTTCGTTGGCGATTCTGCAGCCtcgagttatttatttatttatttatgttgaaaTCGATAGAGGGAGACATTTTGTTAATCCTAATCTCAGTACAGGATCGTCTGCGCATCGTTGTATATGGTAGGAATTCATAGTATAGTGTGGTCATTTTcaacacgtttttttttattggtcggTGTATTTGCGTTTTAAATTGAAGATATTGTagatgtataattatttatttttctgtgtcaGTGTCTAATCCCATGTAAACGAGCTGCTCTTATAAATATACATCGTTGTTTAAGATTCAGGTCATAACGTATAGATAGCACAATACGTCTTTATTTGGTCTCCTAAGTCTGTGCTTTATATGCTTTTAAGCGGCACCAGTTTCTATCGTTATATTTATgtagaatatattttttgtacatcgtagactgaaaagaaaaaacgCAGCCAAAGTAATGTGATGTCATATAACAGCAGCTCTTTAACATTCGTGAGCTCATTAGACAGGGGCAGTGTCTATTCTGTTTCCTGATATATACAGAGCTGCATCAGTACAGCACACTATCTAGAGAGTCATCCGTTTATCACACAAATTCTCCAGTTTAAGACGAAAGAAGACCTACTGCGTCATGTTGAGAAAGAAGAATGTAGCTGGGACGTCCCAACTTAAACCAGATGATCCTCTGATAAAAATGGgtaagacattattattatttatttgtttgttcattttgaagGTTTCGCATACagagttatatttattttagttttgtatttgtgTTGGCTCTAACACAATGGGCAATTCTCATTTCAGTGATCATTTCATTGGTCATGGTCAATGAAAATGGCTCTTTTATGAGATATTTGAGTTGTGCTTTGGCCTTGgcttataagaatatatatatatatatatatatatatatatatatatatatatatatatatatatatatatatatatatatatatatatatattatgtatataccaCAATGTCTCGAATTGCTATCCTTTTCCCCGAAAAGTGAACTTAACGTAACTTAACGTATTGCaactttttaagtttttaagcCACTCAAAACTTTGGTAAAATTTCCttgaaattatttttactttcactCACATTAGGTGATGGTTACACGCTAATTAGTGATATACAGACTTGTTTTGATTAGTTACATGGAGAAAACCATGTATATGGTTTATGGTTTGTAATCATACTATGATTTTTAAAGTGCCACAATCATCAGACTTATCAATGAACTTTGCAGGGGTccaggatgatgatgatgtgaaAACGATGCTGCAGGGGTCCTCTATGATGAAGGTACGTTCTCCACGGTGGAAGAGGAAGCGCATGCTAAAGCTGATGAATGACGGAGTCACTGTCTGGTGTGAATCAAACAAGGCCACCAACAAAGCCAAAAGTCAGCAGTCCTGTGAGTTGTCATACTTAGATatagtgtgtgtatttattagaataatttctaagtAGTTTGCTGATtgtgaaaatgttgaaaataaggTTTTTATTAAGCAGTAGGTATGTAGATGAAAAGTGATGTTCTGTATTCTGTGGTCTGGGACTGTAAGAGCCCCTCCCTTTAAATACACCACCTATTTATGGCTGTCTAAACAGGCTTCAGGTCTACTGGCCGCAGCTCTGACAGTCATTACAGGGCTGGTCTATTTGTAGTTCAGATGGGGGGTTTCTCTAAGCTTCACTGTACACTCTAATTACAGTCTGTGACTGGGTGGGAAGAGAGCAGCCCTTCACTTTATGGTTTGCTCCATGTAGTTAACATGAATTTATTATCATTGCCCTGGCAACTATGCCCATGGTTTAAATTAGAATGTTGCTATATAATTGATCTTAGTTAGAAAGATCGTGTTTTGTGATGTGGCTGAGACGTTTGTGAACACCCcctattttgaagaatattgttaaccaaacagttgctagaagccattgacctccatagtattttttattttttcaggtaaAGAAAAAACTTcagggtgaataaatgaaatgttaattttGTACTATTTTTCCCCTGGGGTTTAGGAGTGTACAGTGTGAAAAATCAGTTTATGAATATTATGAATGATTTAATAAAGCTCTTTAGACaagaatgggattttttttttcttcaaagataATGACACCCCCAATATTTCAGCATGCCAATTTGGGAAACTTGGAAAATGGTCATTAGGGGTCAAATTATCTCATACCTTTAAGAAAAATCAACAATATGATTTATAACaaaatttagtaaaataaatacgTACATGCATACAGTGCACAGCATTAATGAGGCCACCTCCTTTGAAACCTAAAAAAAGCAATTGCCCTTTACTTAGAAGACATGTTGAGGTTCTTTAAAGATATGTTCCAGCAAGTGTACTTGATCAATTACCAAAGAAGCATTTCAGAATTATTCAGAAAAATAAGATATTCTTATcaggggaatatatatatatatatatatatatatatatatatatatatatatatatatatatatatatatatatatattacaatatagaatttaatataatataacatataaaatataatataaaatgattcCTTCAATAAGCTTCAACACACATATACCTTTTGAAA includes these proteins:
- the acbd4 gene encoding acyl-CoA-binding domain-containing protein 4 isoform X1, which translates into the protein MSEIEDCLRRFQAAVDVIQSLPKNGSYRPSYEVMLRFYGLYKQAICGPCTASRPGFWDPVGRYKWDAWNQFGDMSRESAMAAYVDEIKKVAQEVIDTMQINEKTASFFYYFEPLYHVIHDMPRPPEALLSLRSDGNAREPTYGWGDHEVERETQEPALQQEYTEMVPESQLQSDSAEAHVSEVQGLASDSESEIFCDSLEQLDTVKVHHHSPLSQVIQIGAGHGGEGAEDRHGPPIRRRTTGREGTQQGWRNPSGYMDGWAERLSSGAGSGQGGRDDSEGGPDRLLNSQVEQQIILAVWQLREDMQSVMERLEVVEGLATANAQSSHRRSYLQMTAVETEEKWWPFDISRRTLLLLLVWPFVTQALLFLLRRRKRKD
- the acbd4 gene encoding acyl-CoA-binding domain-containing protein 4 isoform X4, with translation MAGSYRPSYEVMLRFYGLYKQAICGPCTASRPGFWDPVGRYKWDAWNQFGDMSRESAMAAYVDEIKKVAQEVIDTMQINEKTASFFYYFEPLYHVIHDMPRPPEALLSLRSDGNAREPTYGWGDHEVERETQEPALQQEYTEMVPESQLQSDSAEAHVSEVQGLASDSESEIFCDSLEQLDTVKVHHHSPLSQVIQIGAGHGGEGAEDRHGPPIRRRTTGREGTQQGWRNPSGYMDGWAERLSSGAGSGQGGRDDSEGGPDRLLNSQVEQQIILAVWQLREDMQSVMERLEVVEGLATANAQSSHRRSYLQMTAVETEEKWWPFDISRRTLLLLLVWPFVTQALLFLLRRRKRKD
- the acbd4 gene encoding acyl-CoA-binding domain-containing protein 4 isoform X3, which codes for MSEIEDCLRRFQAAVDVIQSLPKNGSYRPSYEVMLRFYGLYKQAICGPCTASRPGFWDPVGRYKWDAWNQFGDMSRESAMAAYVDEIKKVAQEVIDTMQINEKTASFFYYFEPLYHVIHDMPRPPEALLSLRSDGNAREPTYGWGDHEVERETQEPALQQEYTEMVPESQLQSDSADGNTSSQNVHALIETSGIQVHHHSPLSQVIQIGAGHGGEGAEDRHGPPIRRRTTGREGTQQGWRNPSGYMDGWAERLSSGAGSGQGGRDDSEGGPDRLLNSQVEQQIILAVWQLREDMQSVMERLEVVEGLATANAQSSHRRSYLQMTAVETEEKWWPFDISRRTLLLLLVWPFVTQALLFLLRRRKRKD
- the acbd4 gene encoding acyl-CoA-binding domain-containing protein 4 isoform X2; its protein translation is MSEIEDCLRRFQAAVDVIQSLPKNGSYRPSYEVMLRFYGLYKQAICGPCTASRPGFWDPVGRYKWDAWNQFGDMSRESAMAAYVDEIKKVAQEVIDTMQINEKTASFFYYFEPLYHVIHDMPRPPEALLSLRSDGNAREPTYGWGDHEVERETQEPALQQEYTEMVPESQLQSDSAEAHVSEVQGLASDSESEIFCDSLEQLDTVKVIQIGAGHGGEGAEDRHGPPIRRRTTGREGTQQGWRNPSGYMDGWAERLSSGAGSGQGGRDDSEGGPDRLLNSQVEQQIILAVWQLREDMQSVMERLEVVEGLATANAQSSHRRSYLQMTAVETEEKWWPFDISRRTLLLLLVWPFVTQALLFLLRRRKRKD